A single Chloroflexia bacterium SDU3-3 DNA region contains:
- a CDS encoding LacI family transcriptional regulator produces the protein MSRRGVLMPTMLDVAKRAGVSLSTVSYALNGTRPISQETRQRIFTAMEELGYRPHVLARGLASKRSRILALLFPIPERGLGVTELEFVSGATDAAMEQGYNLVLWSSVISDAEGLRHLMQQGLVDGVIMMEVHLHDERIELLRASELPFVLIGRTDNSQGISYVDVDFAQACSDTVRYLYELGHTQIAFLNQSQTEFNTGYGPVIRAEASFQQAVARHQIAGYIRRCAATPAAGHAALSSLLDECPDITAMVAMNERAIPGVLQAVGEQGWKVPEHFSLVSIVSSERVADMSVPPLTTMTSPSAEIGRLSVLQLIQQLDTKELEPPQMVIPCHLDVRGSSAPPPHERLAKSRTVS, from the coding sequence ATGAGCCGCCGTGGGGTACTGATGCCAACCATGCTTGATGTTGCCAAGCGAGCAGGCGTTTCTCTGAGTACGGTCTCGTATGCCCTCAACGGCACACGGCCCATCTCGCAGGAGACACGACAGCGCATCTTCACCGCCATGGAAGAGCTGGGCTACCGCCCGCACGTGCTGGCGCGCGGCCTGGCCAGCAAACGCAGCCGCATCCTCGCGCTGCTCTTCCCCATCCCCGAGCGCGGGCTGGGCGTCACCGAGCTTGAATTTGTCTCTGGCGCAACCGACGCGGCCATGGAGCAGGGCTACAACCTGGTGCTGTGGTCCTCGGTGATCTCCGACGCCGAGGGGCTGCGCCACTTGATGCAGCAGGGCCTCGTCGATGGCGTGATCATGATGGAGGTCCACCTCCACGACGAGCGGATCGAGCTGCTGCGGGCCAGCGAGCTGCCCTTCGTGCTGATCGGGCGCACCGACAACTCGCAGGGCATCAGCTATGTCGATGTCGACTTCGCCCAGGCGTGCAGCGACACCGTGCGCTACCTCTACGAGCTGGGCCACACCCAGATCGCCTTTCTCAACCAATCACAGACCGAATTCAACACCGGCTACGGCCCGGTGATCCGCGCCGAGGCCAGCTTCCAGCAGGCGGTGGCGCGCCACCAGATCGCTGGCTACATCCGGCGCTGCGCCGCCACCCCTGCGGCTGGCCACGCCGCGCTGAGCAGCCTGCTCGACGAGTGCCCCGATATCACCGCCATGGTCGCCATGAACGAGCGCGCCATCCCAGGCGTGCTGCAGGCCGTAGGCGAGCAGGGCTGGAAAGTCCCCGAACACTTCTCGCTTGTCTCGATCGTCTCCTCGGAGCGCGTGGCCGACATGAGCGTGCCGCCGCTGACGACGATGACCTCGCCAAGCGCCGAGATAGGCCGCCTGAGCGTGCTCCAGCTCATCCAGCAGCTGGACACGAAGGAGCTAGAGCCGCCCCAGATGGTCATCCCATGCCACCTGGATGTGCGAGGCAGCTCTGCGCCCCCGCCGCACGAGCGGCTGGCC